Proteins encoded within one genomic window of Oryza glaberrima chromosome 12, OglaRS2, whole genome shotgun sequence:
- the LOC127758173 gene encoding glycosyltransferase BC10-like: protein MQGGAAMVVTVNGGNGKDSFGNMARPPSRSLLPLKLLKPFLIFAVLATGFLAAAAAALLLLGGGAGASYVPNVLSATAWQQQPRCAQQQEDGGRAALERWTRPPAASAWHNMSDEELLWAASMEPRVRRYPYRRVPKVAFMFLTRGPLPLAPLWERFFNGSGGRELFSIYVHSTPGYNPDFPPTSVFYRRQVPSQVAQWGQTNMFDAERRLLANALLDGGNERFVLVSESCVPLHGFPAVYGYLTASRHSFVGAFDDPGPHGRGRYRPGLAPEVSPEQWRKGAQWFEVDRSLAVFVVGDERYYPRFRELCRPPCYVDEHYLPTVLSIEAAGRIANRSVTWVDWSRGGAHPATFGGADVGEAWVRKAAAGQRCLYNGQPSEVCFLFARKLAPSALQPLLALPPTLLGY from the exons ATGCAAGGAGGGGCAGCGATGGTGGTGACAGTGAACGGCGGCAATGGCAAGGACAGCTTCGGCAACATGGCGAGGCCGCCGTCGAGGAGCCTCCTCCCCCTCAAGCTCCTCAAGCCGTTCCTCATCTTCGCCGTGCTCGCCAccggcttcctcgccgccgccgcagccgccctcctcctcctcggcggcggcgctggcgcctcCTACGTCCCCAACGTCctctcggcgacggcgtggcagcagcagccgcggtgcgcgcagcagcaggaggacggcgggcgggcggcgctggagcggtggacgcggccaccggcggcgagcgcctggCACAACATGAGCGACGAGGAGCTGCTCTGGGCGGCGTCGATGGAGCCGCGGGTGCGGCGGTATCCGTACCGGCGGGTGCCCAAGGTGGCGTTCATGTTCCTCACGCGTGGGCCGCTGCCATTGGCGCCGCTCTGGGAGAGGTTCTTcaatggcagcggcggccgggagcTCTTCTCCATCTATGTCCACTCCACGCCCGGATACAACCCCGACTTCCCGCCAACCTCCGTCTTCTACCGCCGCCAGGTGCCCAGCCAG GTGGCACAATGGGGTCAGACGAACATGTTCGACGcggagcggcggctgctggcGAACGCGCTGCTGGACGGCGGCAACGAGCGCTTCGTGCTCGTCTCCGAGTCGTGCGTGCCGCTGCATGGCTTCCCGGCGGTGTACGGCTACCTCACCGCCTCCCGCCACAGCTTTGTCGGCGCCTTCGACGACCCCGGTCCACACGGCCGCGGCCGCTACAGGCCGGGACTGGCGCCGGAGGTGTCGCCGGAGCAGTGGCGCAAGGGCGCGCAGTGGTTCGAGGTGGACCGGTCGCTGGCCGTgttcgtcgtcggcgacgagcgGTACTACCCGAGGTTCCGGGAGCTGTGCCGGCCGCCGTGCTACGTGGACGAGCACTACCTGCCGACGGTGCTGTCCATCGAGGCGGCGGGGCGGATCGCGAACCGGAGCGTGACGTGGGTGGACTggtcgcgcggcggcgcgcacccGGCGACGTTCGGCGGCGCGGACGTCGGCGAGGCGTGGgtgaggaaggcggcggcggggcagaggTGCCTGTACAACGGCCAGCCGTCGGAGGTGTGCTTCCTCTTCGCGAGGAAGTTGGCGCCAAGCGCGCTGCAGCCGCTGCTCGCGCTCCCGCCAACGCTGCTCGGCTACTAG
- the LOC127757829 gene encoding VQ motif-containing protein 9-like gives MDMHAADARRPAHEAALRAVQKPPAKPWRASPSAAPGPAPPKVYRVEPREFRDLVQRLTGAPAPPPPRQPVAPAQPVPVRPAVDEAQLYAPWCGFPMPMAASLDAAHGALI, from the coding sequence ATGGATATGCACGCTGCCGacgcgaggcggccggcgcacGAGGCGGCGCTCAGGGCGGTGCAGAAGCCGCCGGCCAAGCCGTGGCGAGCCTCTCCGTCGGCGGCGCCAGGCCCCGCGCCGCCCAAGGTGTACCGCGTCGAGCCCAGGGAGTTCAGGGACCTCGTGCAGAGGCTCACGggcgcccccgcgccgccgccgccaaggcagCCCGTGGCGCCGGCGCAGCCCGTGCCCGTGCGCCCCGCCGTCGACGAGGCCCAGCTGTACGCGCCATGGTGCGGCTTCCCCATGCCCATGGCCGCCTCCCTCGACGCCGCCCACGGCGCCCTCATCTGA
- the LOC127758174 gene encoding elongation of fatty acids protein 3-like — protein sequence MAAATSTATSTAAYWLAEHPAIVSFRWSPTGLWFSTWAFLLGFLASYVALCLALDAILAALLRRRRPLPLGPLPAAHALLMAAVSAAIFAGTLLSALAEIRDTRWSWRGRSRTTPFRWLLCFPPGTRSSGRVFFWSYAYYLSRYLHAARGLFAVLQRRRGAAARVFAHAASVAMAFLWLEFSQSFQVLAILASTLAHAVAFGFRFWVGAGLPAARGAPVALACQCALLGCNLLCHVGVVWMHFGGVAGGGCSGIGAWIFNTLLNAALLWVFLHCYGKRGVCDDDGGATAASARHDKDL from the coding sequence atggccgccgccacctccaccgccacctccaccgccgcctacTGGCTCGCCGAGCACCCGGCAATCGTGTCCTTCAGGTGGAGCCCCACGGGGCTGTGGTTCTCCACCTGGGCCTTCCTCCTCGGCTTCCTCGCCTCCTACGTCGCGCTCTGCCTCGCCCTCgacgccatcctcgccgccctTTTGCGCCGCCGGAGGCCGCTCCCGCTGGGGCCCTTGCCCGCGGCCCACGCGCTCCTGatggccgccgtctccgccgccatcttcgCCGGCACGCTGCTCTCCGCGCTCGCCGAGATACGCGACACGCGGTGGTCGTGGCGCGGACGGAGCCGCACCACCCCGTTCCGCTGGCTCCTCTGCTTCCCGCCGGGGACGCGCTCCTCCGGCCGCGTCTTCTTCTGGTCCTACGCATACTACCTCTCCCGCTACCTCCACGCCGCGCGGGGGCTCTTCGCCGTGCTgcaacgccgccgcggcgccgcggcgagggtgTTCGCGCACGCGGCATCCGTCGCCATGGCCTTCCTCTGGCTCGAGTTCTCGCAGTCGTTCCAGGTGCTCGCCATCCTCGCCTCCACGCTCGcccacgccgtcgccttcggGTTCCGCTTCTGGGtcggcgccggcctccccgccgcccgTGGCGCCCCCGTCGCGCTCGCCTGCCAGTGCGCGCTCCTCGGGTGCAACCTCCTCTGCCACGTCGGCGTCGTGTGGATGCActtcggcggcgtcgccggcggcgggtgcaGCGGCATCGGCGCCTGGATCTTCAACACCCTCCTCAACGCCGCGCTCCTCTGGGTCTTCTTGCATTGCTACGGCAAGCGCGGCGtctgcgacgacgacggcggcgccaccgccgccagcgcgcGCCACGACAAGGACCTATGA